The following coding sequences lie in one Capsicum annuum cultivar UCD-10X-F1 chromosome 5, UCD10Xv1.1, whole genome shotgun sequence genomic window:
- the LOC107871084 gene encoding uncharacterized protein LOC107871084 isoform X2, translating to MGFLKEDRRTRVLRWVKTLFFLISMLISLLLFSAPILIVIADTLLPSLLLSVSISPSYLSVQTVSSYLSNYDFRYSLVDIPIISIVRSVIILCVYSLCDGPRLSRGPYLGIATICSVSSLVFVSFKASYVFAHSSSMDRGGYIRAMEMALFVCSLALAVAHVVVAYRISCRERRKLLVYKIDIEAVS from the exons atgggatttttgaaGGAAGATAGGAGAACAAGAGTTTTGAGATGGGTTAAAACTCTCTTCTTTTTGATCTCGATGTTGATATCACTTCTCCTATTTTCTGCCCCGATTCTTATTGTGATTGCTGATACACTACTTCCTTCGCTTTTGTTGTCTGTCTCTATATCTCCGTCGTATCTCTCTGTTCAAACTGTTTCTTCATATTTGAGCAACTATGATTTTCGGTATTCGCTCGTTGATATTCCGATTATATCCATCGTTAGATCGGTCATCATTCTAT GTGTTTATAGCTTATGTGATGGACCAAGGCTATCAAGAGGACCATACTTGGGGATTGCCACAATTTGTTCAGTGTCATCTTTGGTGTTTGTGTCCTTTAAGGCTTCATATGTATTTGCACATAGTTCGAGTATGGATCGAGGAGGGTATATTCGAGCTATGGAGATGGCGTTGTTTGTATGCTCGTTAGCTCTGGCCGTTGCTCATGTAGTCGTGGCGTATAGAATTAGCTGCCGGGAAAGAAGAAAGCTTCTTGTTTACAAGATTGATATCGAAGCTGTAAGTTAA
- the LOC107871084 gene encoding uncharacterized protein LOC107871084 isoform X1, whose product MGFLKEDRRTRVLRWVKTLFFLISMLISLLLFSAPILIVIADTLLPSLLLSVSISPSYLSVQTVSSYLSNYDFRYSLVDIPIISIVRSVIILCVYSLCDGPRLSRGPYLGIATICSVSSLVFVSFKASYVFAHSSSMDRGGYIRAMEMALFVCSLALAVAHVVVAYRISCRERRKLLVYKIDIEAVSALKTGSFYRYLKVTPFRKSEVKLKSTESIRT is encoded by the exons atgggatttttgaaGGAAGATAGGAGAACAAGAGTTTTGAGATGGGTTAAAACTCTCTTCTTTTTGATCTCGATGTTGATATCACTTCTCCTATTTTCTGCCCCGATTCTTATTGTGATTGCTGATACACTACTTCCTTCGCTTTTGTTGTCTGTCTCTATATCTCCGTCGTATCTCTCTGTTCAAACTGTTTCTTCATATTTGAGCAACTATGATTTTCGGTATTCGCTCGTTGATATTCCGATTATATCCATCGTTAGATCGGTCATCATTCTAT GTGTTTATAGCTTATGTGATGGACCAAGGCTATCAAGAGGACCATACTTGGGGATTGCCACAATTTGTTCAGTGTCATCTTTGGTGTTTGTGTCCTTTAAGGCTTCATATGTATTTGCACATAGTTCGAGTATGGATCGAGGAGGGTATATTCGAGCTATGGAGATGGCGTTGTTTGTATGCTCGTTAGCTCTGGCCGTTGCTCATGTAGTCGTGGCGTATAGAATTAGCTGCCGGGAAAGAAGAAAGCTTCTTGTTTACAAGATTGATATCGAAGCT GTCTCAGCATTAAAGACCGGATCATTTTATCGATATCTTAAAGTTACTCCCTTCAGAAAGAGTGAAGTAAAACTCAAATCTACAGAGTCGATACGCACATGA
- the LOC124898608 gene encoding uncharacterized protein LOC124898608, with product MEQGAFCRFRMVLLIVKMIIRGLSFSRTSELLLESTIISASSTYVYSVYDDGRKYIVCLDRKTCTYGRFQWDEIACEHTIAVLKSKYVVDMKPYCSEFYYPKTLRKTNEESMFPMPGKKDWIVPQEVMDEVVLPPKYKRQPGRPKKSRHKKSSETMTSSSNCCGRCGFPSHNRRTCNFFSKED from the exons ATGGAGCag GGCGCATTCTGCCGATTTCGTATGGTGTTGTTGATAGTGAAAATGATAATTCGTGGACTTAGTTTTTCGAGAACTTCAGAATTGCTTTTGGAGAGCACGATA ATTAGTGCGTCATCAACATATGTATATTCTGTTTATGATGATGGGAGAAAGTACATAGTATGTCTTGACAGGAAGACTTGCACTTATGGTAGATTCCAATGGGACGAGATAGCATGTGAACACACGATTGCAGTACTAAAAAGCAAGTATGTAGTTGATATGAAGCCTTATTGCTCAGAGTTTTATTATCCTAAAACATTAAGGAAGACGAATGAAGAATCTATGTTTCCAATGCCCGGTAAGAAGGACTGGATTGTGCCACAAGAAGTTATGGACGAAGTTGTGTTACCACCAAAATACAAACGTCAACCCGGAAGGCCGAAGAAAAGCAGAcacaagaaatcaagtgaaactaTGACATCGAGTAGTAATTGTTGCGGGAGATGTGGTTTTCCAAGTCACAACAGGCGTACTTGTAACTTCTTTTCAAAGGAGGACTGA